Genomic window (Peromyscus eremicus chromosome 12, PerEre_H2_v1, whole genome shotgun sequence):
TTCCAAGGGGAGTTTGCTCATCGGCTTGTGCCTCTGTTGTCCTGTAAAGTCATGGGAGTCACAAGTTGCATGCGGCTCCCTTTATGTCACAGCAAGTAttcctgttttttaaaattagagaTTATTTGAAGcgtcatttttaaatgttattcttGTTGTTGAGGATTTCATATATAAATACTAGGTTTGCGTCTTTTccacctctccctcccactccaaTCTCTCCTGCGCCCCCTCATTCTCTCAAGTCCATCATCTCCCCTTctataattgttattgttttacacacacacacacacacacacacacacacacacacacacacacacagagtccggATGCCCTGAGGCTGGAGTGACAGGAGACGGTGAGCCACttgacacaggtgctgggaactgaactcaggtcccctgcaggAGCGGCACCCAcgctcaactgctgagccatctccccgccCCTTCATTTCCCCTTTGATgccctttttttcctttgggcaaGGGTGCCAAGGAGCATACTAACTTATTCCTAAAGACTTGGATTATTTTTCAGCTGATGCCACTGTAGGTTTCTAACTTTAACTGGGAGTCAGAGAACACCCTGAATAAGACTCAACTTCTTCTAGAGCAGTCGGGGAGCATGTTTTTCCACACAAAATTAGTGATGAAAATAGAACGCATGTTGCAAGAACACTGGGTAGGTGGAGGAGTCGGGCCTGGTCTGGCCTGGGCAGTGGGGCCTCTGCTTTTTcgtagaaggagggaagagatcGCTGTCTGTGTCTGGTTGCAGGCGTACTGGGTAACTCTTCTTGACACCAtctattatttatataaaattttaaaacctttttgatttgttcattttttttggttgtttgtatgaacactttttctctttgtatgagtatgtttcctgcatgtatgtcttgttCACCACATTTGTGAATGTCTGCAacgtcagaagaaggtgttagataccttggaactggagttacagatggttgtgagctgccacgtgggtgctggaaatcaaacctgagtctgctagaagagcagccagtgctctttgccactgaggcatctctccagcctgagtgttggcctgcgtgtgtgtgtgtgtataccatgtgcatgtctacatgtatatgtgtaccatgtatatgcctgtatgtgtgtatatgtaccgtgtgcatgcctgcatgtatgcatgtgtaccgtgtgcatgcctgcatgtgtgtatatgtactgtgtgcatgcctccatgtatgcatgtctaccatgtgtatgcctgcatgtgtgtatatgtactgtgtgcatgcctgtatgtgtgtatatgtactgtgtgcatgcttgcatgtatgcatgtgtaccatgtgtatgcctgcatgtgtgtatatgtaccgtgtgtatgcctgcatatatgcatgtctaccatgtatatgcctgcatgtgtgtatatgtactgtgtgcatgcctgcatgtatgcatgcctaccatgtgtatgcccacagagttcagaagaaaGTTGAGGTCATCAGTTATAGTGATTAGTTTAGGGAACTGAAGGAGTGACTTCATGAGGTAGTTAGCTCTGGAGACTGTGATTGTCAACCCATGtgattccttcctctctctctgtgcttgGCGTGGTGGTTACTTATTAAGCTCATTCAAGAGAGATGACGGTTTTCCAGGACGATTTCTACCATTGGGCTTTGGCCTCGTTCATTCTGTTTGCAACTGCTCTAAACTGTAAGGACTGACAGACATGTAAATGCTGTCCCTACTTAAGAAGGGGTTGAGTGACCCTTCTACACCATGGACACACTAGCTTTTGTCTCCATTTATGCTTAATTCAGGGTGCCTTTATTCCACGTAAACCTGAACACTTTAATCTTTACTTTTGGACCCACTGCCACATTTACCTGGAGGAAGGACATAATTGGCACAAGAGcaagaaggagaaagaacaggagagggggaagggatgtTTGCCTTGAGGGGCAAAGGATGAGAGAGCAGACAGATGTGGCCCACAGGCACGTGAcagtttataaaggaaaaaggagaaacctgtgttaaaatgagttaatttgtttgattgggcatgttaattagggtagCCAAAAGGGGcctttgattgctggacttcaatacttcgATAGCTgaaccttggtggtcagcctcaggaggaagaagtggccaaataagagaaCAGAACTTGggggctagcttcaggaatgtaatctaacggtTTAGCAAGGCAGCgggaatgggggaagggccaggcctgccagagccctCCACCTGGATCCCTCTTAGCACACGAACACTCATATTTGTATTTAGTAGAAGCTTAATCTCATATCTATGAAAGTCACAATTCAGCCTTTTCTGAAACTTCCACTTTAGTGTTGTGTGCCTTATCCTTCAGCCTAGGAAACAAATTTTTAGAAATAGTGAATAAGTGTGCTCCCAGACGCCATGGTTAATCAAGGATTTCCACTTGGGGTAcatgttagttttttggctgcgttgtgttcttacccagcaaggaaatgccacgaaacacgacagaatccgctaacaaagagttttattaaaggtaaagggacagagagtgaacaggcctgcgggaaacacgtgtgtggagagggaggaaccaggagcatggcgcctgattttttaaaggctgggtgtggacagatcagcgtcactactacacgcaagcgcgtagatcacatggccacgttgcacgcttacatggccagtgaaacgtcacgcatctcggtcccgcgagatgccctgacccggaaatggctatcctgacctgggcctggctaggcggaagtgtccgccaggcatatgcgaacacgcctgaccgtgggggcgtgttgtaaatctttcagtaCACTCTTTAAAGCCCTTCCAATGCTAGCTGTTGTTACAGTGTTGAGGAAAAACACCTCTGGATTCGAGTATACATTTCCACTCTAGCACTTGGAACACTATAGCCATGATTTTTGATCTTGATCTTCTGGTTTctgtttacaaaaacaaaatgagtagGAGGAAGTGGACAGCCCTGTTGGAAGGTGATACTTGTAAAGTGAACCCCAAGAAACCTCGCTTTGTCTCCAGGGGTGCCCACTCCTTCTGCCAGCCTGGGAATCACTGGTCCATGGTGAGATTATGATAGAGACCTTGAGCAGTATGTAGTGTTCCTGAGGGAAAGAGGGTCATGGGCGGTTCCTGAtgctccctggagctccctggggCAATGGACAATGAACATGTGCTTCCCTTAATTTCTGGGATGTGCAGTGTGGGTGGATGTGTATATACTAAGCATGTCCATACACCTGGCATGGTTTCTGCACCTAAATGACAACTTGTATTCGATTATCATCCTCACCTGACAGCTAATGGGATCAAGGCACAGCAAGACATAGTCGTCCTGTTTCAGCTCATGTACTAAGTAGGTAaagccctgacttccttcatgtTCCTCTTTGTTccagggaatcaaacccagggcctcaggcatgttGGCATGCACTTTATGGCTGAGCTCCTTCCTAGCCTCTCCCTGCGGCTGGAAATCTTTCAACAGATAAaaaaggtgaaagaaaaaaaaacagtctagAACACATCATTCAGACCGAGGAGTGAGcgggctcagtcagtgaagtgtttgCTTACAAGCTTAAGGCCTGGACTCAGAGCCCCAGGAtccaaggcacacacacactgaggagacagagatggCAGATCCTGGAGCTCCTTGGCCAGCTAATCTAGCAAGCGcttcatcttcaaaacaaaatgaaaaatctaCAATCAACCAAGACAgtgacagcacctgaggaatgacccCTGAGGCTGTCATACATGTGCCCATGAAAATGCAcatatgctgggcggtggtggcacacgcctttaatcccagcactcgggaggcagaggtttgaggccagcctggtctacatagcgagtaccaggaaaggcgcaaagctgcacagagagaccctgtctcgaaacccccctccccccaaaaaaagaaaagaaaatgcacatACATCACACAAAAGAAGTTACCCCCTCAACCCCCGCctccacacactgtgtgtgttttctttaagggCCCATTTGTGAATACTCATTGTGTGGCTGTTTGTTGTGAACCAAAGTTCCTGAAGAGAAGCTGTGTCTGCTATGAACAGAACTCCAGGGAGGAGTCTCTGTCTGCAGAGACTGGTGGACTGATGGGAGTTTCAGTGGAGACACTACAATTGTGCAGGTTCAGAGGCTAATTACTTTATCTTGGGCTGGTTTTGGCTTCCGACTTGCTCCACTATGATCTAACACCTCATGATGATGATGACTCTCAGAAGCTTTTAATTCAGCAGAACACTAGCTTCCACTAATCCAAGAGCTGAGAATGTCTTCAGACATCATCCTGGGATTATAAAATGCTTCCCCATCTCATTGTACCCGTTTCTCTGGTCTACCTACCAATGCATTTTAAagttgccttgatttatgactttctttatagaacaaagaaagatataaaacttttaagaaactgcttttacaTTTAGGGTAACCTAACTCTGTATTCCTAGGACAGGGTCACtcaatggctccagaataaatgaTCTATTCCTTTTGAGAGCTGAGGGTTTTGGTTTGAACCGTAGACACTGTCCTTGACTCAGGCTTCTCGGTGTGTCCTGCTTGTCACCCAAGGACACACCTGTAAGGACCAGAGAGGACTGCAGGGTCCACGGAGCCACCTGTAATCTGCCCCGGCTCTTTAGATGCTCACTGTCTGGGGCTGCACCGTGCCTTCCCTTGGTCTGACTTTGGCTTTAATTAAACTCTTATGGAGCCGAAGCCAGTTTTGCACAGGAAGAAGCTGCAGAGGGCAGGAGTGAGGGCTCCGCAGtgaggagcacttgctgctcctgtggAGACCTCACAACcgtctttaactccagctccaggggagccagtccctcttctggtccccacaGGCACTTTAGGTGTGTAGTACGCTTCCATATACCTAGGCAAGACACTCATAAAGGAAAACCCCACAAGAATTAACAGAAAACATTATGCTGAAAGaaccagttatttttatttttttttcttctccagaatTTACTTTTTCTCACCCTGCATCACAGAGGGGATCATAAAGAACGTCATGGAATACAAGGCCAAACCATGAGTCAACTAGTTAACAAGTGTCAAGTTACTGTGTTAGCACTGTTAAGAATGTACCCTGGCCCTCACAATGACAGGATACAAAGCAGGGAGAGGATGCTGTGGGAAGAGGTGAGAGTTGAGTTCACCACGGCTCAACTTTTTTCTCCTGAACAAACTGCCCGTGGGGTCCCTCTGCATCTGGCGGCAAAAGGGCCAAGTACATGGGGGTCTCTGCTCCTTCTTCGGGGCTCTTGGTGGATTTTGGTCCTCCCATGTCAGTTCTCACCCCACCGGGGCAACAGGCATTGAGGAGGATCTTGTCCCCTCTCCTCTGCTCGCTGAGTTTCCGGGCGTGGATTCTGGACAGGACTGTCACCCCGATCTTGGTCACTGCATATACACTGTCCGGCCAGCCTTCTTTCTCATGCACTCCTTTTTTCATATCTTCCATAAACTTGTTCATGAGCCCCACCAGCTCCTCCTCTGTGATGGTCTCACTGCGAAACTTCTGCTGCAGCTCTGGGCTGCAGTTTTTCAGGGCCCTGAGGCTCACCATGCTCGACACGTTCACCACTCTGCCTAAAACACACAACAGGAGTGATGAGTTCCAAGGAGCAAGGGTTTTAACATAGGAAATTCCCCCTGGAGAGAATTCCAAGTGTGCATTTATAAAAGAGCATACACAGATAGTTGCCATGGTAGCACAAGGCAAGATTGAGCAGGCAGATTGAGCAGGCAAGTGGTATTGAAAAGAGTTGCCCTCTGAGGTCTATGTAGCGCAGTCTTAAGAAGCACTGGAATCTTCTAGGAGGGTAACAGGGACAGAGGATGGGAGTTTaaattgcatgtgtatgtttttaaagtggttgcttgtctttattggtgtctaTCACAGAGACGAGTGTGTCATCCACAGTCCGTAGCAGATATCTTTGATGCCCCCATTGCCCCTTTTGTTGGTGATGAGGTGGGACTTTCCAGGTCTACTGTGAAGGGCTAACGTGGAAAAGAGTTCACACTGGTTACTTGTACCTATTTTATTTACTCTCTCAGAACCACAACTAACTTGCCCCTGTGGAAAGAGGAGAGGGCTATCTGCAGTGGGACGGGGACCCGAAAAGGAGCCCGGAGGAAAGTGGAGTCAGATCATAGTAATCAATATAAACCATGCTAAGGCTTGGGCTTCCCACTGAGGGATTTTGGGAGGGAATAGCAAGTTAGGACAACATGAAAGGAAAGGATAAGGACCAGGTGAGTTTGTAACTGTGTGGATTGTCAGCAGAGGCCTTTTGTAGAGCTGAGCTGACAGACCAGGATGCAGGAGACTCCTGGGTGCAATACTCTGAGGAGAGGATACTCAGAGGGATCAGCATGGGGATTCTCCCAAACTGGTTGGTTACCGAGATGATGTATGGAGAATTAGGGCTAGATTGAGGGAATATGTGATGGGGAGGCAGAAAGACAAGGGATGGATGGATGTcaggagaagagaattctgggagtgcTCAAGGCAGGTAGGAGAATTTTCTGGGTGGTGTATCCAGTGGGTAGGTGTTGATGAAAGCTCCATCAGTGGGCCTTGGGAACACAGAGGGGCATGGGACAAATGGACTTTTGAACTGAGACTTGAGGGAGGTATACAAATCATGTCACAGTGAGCTTCAGTGGGTGCTGAAGGAAATGGCAGGATGGAGGCTCAGCAAGGGGGTCTGTGCAGGGGCAGCTGGAGTCGGAGGGGAAGCTGGGCGTGAGATGCCAGGCAGACCCCAGGAGGGCAGACCCCAGAAGGGCAGACTCTCCCAAGAGGGCAGACCACCCAGGAGGGCAGACCCCAGGAGGGCAGACCCCAGGGGAACAGACCCAGGAGGGCAGACCCCAGGGGAGCAGACCACCCAGGAGAGAAGACCCCAGAAGGGCAGACTCCCCCAAGAGGGCAGACCCCCAGGAAGGCAGACCCCTAGGAAGGCAGACCCTTCCTAGGGGAAGCTGGGCCTGAGATGCCAGGCAGACCCCAGGAGGGCAGACCCCAGGGGGGCAGACCTCCCAGGAGTGCAGAGCAGATCACACACCAGACTCACCTTGGGGTCTTATTAGGGGGAGTAGCTCCATGCAGACAGCCTGGGTACcaaaaaagtttgttttcattgctgcttctGCTTGAATGTAAAAGTGGGTCAGATCAGTGCCTTTAGGGGAGAAAGAACAGCAATGGAGAGCAGTCATCAGTCAGAACTTGATACAATGGTGGACCTGAAGTCTAGTTAGGTAAgtcctactgtggtggtttgattgagaatggtccccacaggctcctatattcaaatgcttagtcaccagggagtggaattgtttgggaacgATCATggtatgtggccttgttggaagaggcctgtcactggaagtgggctttgaggtttcaaaagaccacaTCTGTAGTTGGACTTACATGAAAGCTTGGCCGAtaccttaggcttgtttctacctagttcttataacttaaattaacccatttctattaatttactttctgccctgtggctttattacctcatctctgtatgcccatcctgcttgctctgcatctcttGGTATCTCTGCCTTCTTTTCCCCAGTGTTCTCTATGttctgaaaatcctgcctagctattggcctagCTATTGCCtagatttttattaaaccaaccagagtGACACAACTTCACAGTGTagaaaaagattattctacaacac
Coding sequences:
- the LOC131922643 gene encoding carbonyl reductase [NADPH] 1-like, encoding MSSRNQVALVTGANKGIGFAITRVLCQKFSGDVVLTARDKARGKAAMQQLQAEGLSPRFHQLDIDDLQSIRALRDFLRREYGGLDVLVNNAGISTWPKNKPPRRDDFFKDTQRGGTDLTHFYIQAEAAMKTNFFGTQAVCMELLPLIRPQGRVVNVSSMVSLRALKNCSPELQQKFRSETITEEELVGLMNKFMEDMKKGVHEKEGWPDSVYAVTKIGVTVLSRIHARKLSEQRRGDKILLNACCPGGVRTDMGGPKSTKSPEEGAETPMYLALLPPDAEGPHGQFVQEKKVEPW